A region from the Podarcis raffonei isolate rPodRaf1 chromosome 11, rPodRaf1.pri, whole genome shotgun sequence genome encodes:
- the CTXN3 gene encoding cortexin-3, translating into MMKRRRLWNSFVPLSWRMDGEPFTSAFFSSGNIPAETGITLEQKTTFVFVVLLFIFLGILIVRCFRILLDPYRSMPTSTWADGLNGLEKGQFDYALA; encoded by the coding sequence ATGATGAAAAGAAGAAGACTGTGGAATTCCTTCGTTCCTCTTTCCTGGAGAATGGATGGTGAGCCCTTCACCTCTGCCTTCTTCTCTTCTGGGAACATTCCCGCAGAAACCGGCATCACCCTGGAACAGAAAACAACCTTTGTCTTTGTCGTTTTGTTATTCATTTTCCTCGGAATCCTCATTGTCCGATGTTTCCGGATCCTCCTTGACCCCTATAGGAGCATGCCAACCTCTACCTGGGCAGATGGACTCAACGGACTAGAGAAAGGACAATTTGATTATGCCCTGGCTTAA